A single window of Danio rerio strain Tuebingen ecotype United States chromosome 15, GRCz12tu, whole genome shotgun sequence DNA harbors:
- the LOC100333734 gene encoding claudin-4: MASAGLEILGMILTVAGWLGVMVACCLPMWRVAAYIGQNIVITQIVWEGLWMSCVVQSTGQMHCRVYDSMLGLPDDLQAARALTVVSTLLGVVGIAMSVAGAKCTNCTSDPASKPRIIMAAGGTFILCGLLLLVAVCWTANGIVMDFHNPLMEDKQKREFGNSLYFGWGASCLLILGGAILTCSCSSKARGNAAPSRVEYSGVKSLSVNGYDRKDYV, encoded by the coding sequence ATGGCTTCAGCCGGTTTGGAGATATTGGGGATGATCCTGACCGTGGCCGGCTGGCTCGGGGTTATGGTCGCCTGCTGTTTGCCCATGTGGAGAGTGGCTGCATATATAGGCCAGAACATAGTCATCACGCAGATCGTTTGGGAAGGTTTGTGGATGAGCTGCGTGGTGCAAAGCACGGGACAGATGCATTGCAGGGTGTACGACTCCATGCTTGGACTTCCAGATGACTTGCAGGCTGCCCGCGCGCTTACCGTTGTAAGTACACTGCTCGGTGTGGTGGGTATAGCGATGTCCGTGGCTGGAGCGAAGTGCACTAACTGTACGTCAGATCCAGCAAGCAAACCGCGTATAATAATGGCAGCCGGGGGCACGTTTATTTTGTGTGGGCTACTACTGTTAGTTGCCGTCTGCTGGACAGCCAATGGCATCGTTATGGATTTCCACAACCCGCTAATGGAAGATAAGCAGAAGAGGGAGTTTGGGAACTCGCTGTATTTCGGATGGGGTGCGTCATGTCTGCTGATACTTGGCGGAGCAATTTTGACGTGTTCGTGCTCTTCGAAAGCGCGCGGAAATGCTGCGCCGTCAAGGGTGGAGTACTCTGGGGTCAAATCCCTCTCTGTCAACGGATATGATAGGAAAGACTATGTTTGA